The DNA region TAATCAACAACTTGATAAACTATTTTCTTCAgttttaatgtattattaaaaattaaattgtttttttagaaataCTGTCAGacattttggatttttactagGTCGATTAGCATCAAGCTACAGGTTAAAGGTggattttaagtttaaaaaaaaaaatagttaacagTTTTTATTAAATCTGCACCAGATTATATATGGATCATCGGATTTACCAATTTGACTGCCAGTTTGGGTTAAATATGAAGACattgcttatatatatatatatttttttataaattatatatgtatcccgctaaaaagagataaaaaattTGTACAAATAGAATGATTTCTTGGTACCATTTAGATGTAGATAAACAATTACGTCTTAGCATTCATTTACGTTCAggtatattttggttttttagtTCTGGATATTTAGGAACCATTACATTTAGCAATTAAGATATTTACAAATTTCAGTTTCGttattttggttttcggttcagttcaggtagtaaaattagaaaatagGTAGTATTAAAAAAATGGGTCCAATTTGGTTCCGGTTTGGTTTCCCAGtaatttcatatactataaGTAAAAACATCTTATAAGTCGGAGGAGTGGGGGATTAGTTTAAATAGCAGGTAATTCGGgttgttcaaataaaaatatcagataatttggataaatttaaatattttagataaaaatatattcaagtaatttagtttttggatagtttggtttataaataaCACTTTAAGATATTTGGttatatagaaataattaatattaataggtttataatttgtattttacaaTTTTGGGTACTCTTTTGGTTCTTGATTTGGATCTGATTCGGTTTTGTTACTTAAAAAATATAggattatttatgaaatttgtttcaatttggttttgatatttcGGTTTGGTAGGATTTGGTTCATCGATTTCGGATATTTGTCTAGACTTATATGCTATATTATATAGAAATTCatataaaagtatttatttaatttcaaaaataaatccgcgcttttgaagcgcggttcaaaatctagtttgttaTTATTAACCCTCAAAATCAGTCTACTTATTTGTTTGTTATTATTAGCCCCAACTCGATTGTTCTACTTTgctaacaaacaaaataaataaactcaAAGTCAAAACGTAATCAATGAggaatatttgattttttttttggcaactcAATGAGGAATATTTGATATTGCTATAAGATATAGAAAGGAATAATTTAtaatagattttgacccgcgctttcaaagcgcgggattATTTTTCgttacaaatttattaatatgtcTATTTGTTAACTAATATTTGATTTTCAGTTCTGTttcagtttgtttttcttttgggttttcgCTTTGGTTATAGTTCAGTTATAGTTTTTTTCGATTCAAAACACATAAGTActgtttgtttatttatcattttGGGTTCAGATTCAGTTTGGTTATTttagttttcggtttggttcggataataatgttaaaaatctaataagtttcaagtttaatttgattttggttCGGTTCCGTTTTTGAggtaattttgaataattcgagtaaaaactatattttggattttttggataaaatatcagataactcctatgaatttaaaattttcagataaaaatattacagtgattatttatatcaaaaataaagaaaattttaatatactggataaaaaataaaataaatgtaatattgtAAGTGTTATGTAaattctttttgaaaagaaaaattgatttattGACAGCTACATaagttcaaaatataaattttggtgACAATTAAAGGTAAGATGCGAttataagtagatttttataAGAATATCTTATTCATAATAAATTCTTAGCTATATATTCTTTAACTAACATAAAGAATATGCCATAAAATAGTAATacattgtttaattatttaaacttaGTTGAGCTAAATCCCGCGCTTTAAAATCGCCGAATTTattctcttttaaaattttacaaaatttgttaattataaaattatgtgttgttatataagataatatgaTACATTTAAATTTGTGTTAGTTATTCCCGTTTGAAAACTAATCATAGATGTTAGATATGCTATAAAAAgttgtctatatatatatatactatatatattaatttttaagaagttaattttcagaaaaatattgtattaattttttaatttattctaaagtGTTATATTTACAGATATAATACTAAAGATATTTCCCAttgcatattttaatattattttttaataaaagttattatttttttgattactTAGATGCatatttttgttcaaacaatataaaaacataagtataaaatgttgaaaaaataaaagtttatgatttttgttattCCAAGAATTTGGAAAATATACTACGAAGAAAGACACATCACTTAATCTGTATAAAAATAAGTgatattagttttaattatttattatctgCAAAACTAAGTATATGTAATTGTTATAAATACGTAATTATTCAAAAAAGCTGGTTAAAAAGGAATTTTCTATGCATATGCTAAATCTTTACCGAAAATAAATGCTATAGTTAATTAAcatttatagttttgttttgatttgtaaagaaaattgtttggcataaaaaataaatatatttacctGCAGAACTGCAATTGCAGATGTAACTTAGGCCATAGTCAACCACTGAATGTTGCCACCTCTTCCTCCTTCTCATGATACCTACTGTTATTGAATCAGATaaacacataattaaaaaaaaatataagaaaagcAGACCATGACACCTTCTTTGTAGATTAGAGCTAGTGTGATTGTTTCTTTCACAGGCTTAACCATCTGTACAACTTTCTGAAACCAACCAATCAAACAAAAACCAAAGCATATCACCACACTGCTTCGCGGAGGAAtccaatattttttattaaaacacgAAAAAACTCACTCGGGGAATATAAAAGGAGAGCATATCATTGCTAGAGCCAAGGCCAATCATGGGCAAGGAGTTCTCGAATCCTCTTTGTATCAAGCTTCTTCTTTTAATCCAACAGAATCATTGAAAGTCtcagtttaaaaataataaaagtatcCATCGAAtatcaaaatgttatatatgtgAAAGCTAATATATCATGAGATAATCAAAAAGCTCTTCTCTCAAAAACCCATATCAGCAGAGACATGTCTGCGTTTTGATAACCCTAATTCTTCATAGTTATTAACGATTCTACACAAGGAAATAAgtagtatataatataaaataataatgggTAGTGATGTCGCGTTGTGGGAAAATCTTTACGTATAAATGAATCTTCGGCGATTGATCACAAAAAGATTGCATTACCATTGGTTAAATTTATTGggtgaattttcttttttctttaaatcagAAAATAACATAATGACATTCTCTTGTAAATAACTCAAAAAATCAAGGGCAGAATCCTAggagggattctgctttaatagtatagatgaccTAATGTGTTTGAACGGAATAATTCTTCTGCATTGACTTGCTTTCCAATCTACAATAATTCtaagaatcaaaaataaataaaaaacaatccaATTTTTTGcccaattataaaaataaacaatcaaATATTGTGAATCACTAGAATCCAAactattgtttaaatttttgctaaccataatattttatacaCCCAATATATTGTGCAATTTAGTTCATGTGGTTAGCGCAAATATATGGTTTTCAAAGTTTACCATATAACAACAACATTCACAATCTATTATactaaaactgaaatacaaaataatatttacttaattttaaata from Raphanus sativus cultivar WK10039 chromosome 8, ASM80110v3, whole genome shotgun sequence includes:
- the LOC130498823 gene encoding proteasome subunit beta type-5-B-like, yielding MIGLGSSNDMLSFYIPRKVVQMVKPVKETITLALIYKEGIMRRRKRWQHSVVDYGLSYICNCSSAGECGTRESFNAET